Below is a window of Streptomyces sp. NBC_01429 DNA.
ACGGGTGTGCGGGGCGGCCACGCCAAGCACGGCGGCGATCCCGCCTCCGCGGCCGGCGCGCCGATGACACACCGTCAGATCATGGAGGCGCTGTCCGGGCTCCTCCTGGGCATGTTCGTCGCGATCCTCTCCTCGACGATCGTCTCCAACGCACTCCCCCACATCATCTCCGACCTCGGCGGCGGACAGAGCGCCTACACCTGGGTGGTCACCGCCGCGCTGCTGTCGATGACGGCGACCACCCCGCTCTGGGGCAAGCTCTCCGACCTCTTCAGCAAGAAGCTCCTGGTCCAGATAGCCCTGACCATCTACGTCCTCGGCTCCGTCGTGGCCGGTCTCTCCCAGAACGCCGGGATGCTGATCGCCTGCCGCGTCGTCCAGGGCGTCGGCGTCGGCGGGCTCTCCGCCCTCGCCCAGATCGTGATGGCCGCCATGATCTCCCCGCGCGAGCGCGGCCGGTACAGCGGCTACCTCGGCGCGACCTTCGCCGTCGCCACCGTCGGGGGCCCGCTGCTCGGCGGTGTCATCACCGACACCTCGTGGCTCGGCTGGCGCTGGTGCTTCTACGTCGGCGTGCCGTTCGCGATCATCGCGCTGATCGTCCTCCAGAAGACCCTGAAGCTGCCGGTCGTCAAGCGCGAGGTCAAGGTCGACTGGGGCGGCGCCTTCTTCATCAGTGCCGCCGTCTCGCTGCTGCTCCTGTGGGTCACCTTCGCGGGCGACAAGTACGACTGGGTCTCCTGGCAGTCGGGCGCCATGGTCGGCGGCTCGATCCTGCTCGGCGCGCTCTTCGTCCTCATCGAGAGCAAGGCCAGCGAGCCGATCATCCCGCTGCGCCTCTTCCGCAACCGCACGATCACCCTGGCCTCGCTCGCCTCGCTCTTCGTCGGTATCGCGATGTTCGCCGGCACGGTCTTCTTCAGCCAGTACTTCCAGCTGGCGCGCGGGAAGTCGCCCACGATGTCGGGCGTCATGACCATCCCGATGATCGGTGGCCTGTTCATCTCGTCCACCGTCTCCGGCATGATCATCACCAAGACCGGCCGGTGGAAGATCTGGCTGGTCAGCGGTGGCGCGCTGCTGACCGCCGGGCTCGGGCTGCTGGGCTCCATCCGGTACGACACCCCGTACTGGCACGTCGGGGTCTTCATGGCGCTGCTCGGTCTCGGCGTGGGCATGATGATGCAGAACCTGGTGCTGGCCACCCAGAACCAGGTCGCCCCCGCCGACCTCGGCTCCGCCAGCTCCGTCGTCACCTTCTTCCGCTCGCTGGGCGGTGCGGTGGGCGTCTCGGCGCTGGGCGCGGTGCTCGGCAACCGGGTCACGCACTACGTCGAGCAGCAGGTCCCCCACCACGCGGGCACCGGCGGCGGAGGCATCCCCGACCTGGCGGCGCTGCCCGCCCCGATGCGGCAGATCGTGGAGAGCGCGTACGGGCACGGTGTCGGCGACGTCTTCCTCTTCTCGGCCCCGGCCGCGTTCATCGCCTTCCTGCTGACGCTGTTCATCAAGGAGGTCGCGCTGCGGTCGCGGTCAGCAGGTGAGACGGCCGATGAGACGGCGGGTGACTCCGCCGACGAGTCGCCGGAAGCCGTGGAGACGGCGGCGACAGCGGCGGTGCTCGCTCCGGCCGGGGCGGCGCAGGCGCCGATACCGGCCCAGGCGCTCGCGTCGCGGGAATCGGTTCCGTTCGGCCCGGGTCCGTACGACTCGGACCGGTACGCGGGGGCCGCGCAGACCGGAATCACCCAGACCGGGGGGGCACAGACCGGAACGGTGGAACTCATGACCGCAGCCACGTCCGACACGGCAGGCGCCTCCGGCATCTCCGGCACCTCCGTGCACGGCACGGTGCTCGGCGTCGAGGGCGCCCCGGTGCCCCGCGCCGCCGTCACCCTGATCTCGCTGGCGGGCCGCCAGCTGGCCCGCGCGGTCGCCCGGCCCGACGGCGGCTACGCGCTGGACGCCCCCGGCGCCGGTTCGTACGTCCTGATCGCCTCCGCCGACGGCTTCCAGCCGCAGGCGTCCACGGTGGTCGTCGGCGACGAACCGCTCCCGTACGACATCCGGCTCGCCGGTACGAGCGGGCTCACCGGGACCGTGCGCGCGGCCGAGGGCGGGCTGCCCGTCGAGGGCGCGATGGTGATCGTGACCGATGTACGGGGCGATGTGCTGGCCACCGGCAAGGCGTCCCCGCAGGGCGAGTTCGCCTTCGGCGAGCTGGTCCCCGGCTCGGTGACCGTCGCGGTGAACGCCACCGGCTTCCGTCCGCTGGCCCTGCCGGTGGACATCGGCGGCCAGGGCGCCACCCGGATCGAGGTCGCCCTCCGGGCCGGCGCGCTGCTCCAGGGCACGGTCAGGGCGGGCACCGCCCGGCGCCCCGCGCCCGACGCCCGGGTGACGCTGGTCGACGCGGCGGGCAACGTCGTGGCCACCGCGACGACCGGGGAGGACGGGGCGTACGCCTTCACCGACCTGGACTCTGGCGAGTACACGGTCATCGCGACCGGATACCCTCCGGTGGCCGGTGCGCTGACGGTCGCGGGCCGTGGAGTCGACGGGCACGACATCGAACTCGCCCACCCCGGCGAGTAGTTCCGTCCGCGCGGACCGGGCCCCGATCACGGGGACGAGTGGACGGACGCCCGAGCGGGGCGTGTGTCCGCCGTCCCCGGGCCGGGGCCCGGGCTCCTGCGTGGGACCGGATTCTTGGGTGAGATCGAGGAGATGAGTGGGATGGGACTTCGCGGACAGGTACGGACCCGGGACGGCTGGGCGGTTCAGCACGCGATCGTGACCATGACCGATATGACGGGCAGTCAGGTACTGCGTACGGGCACCGACGAGACGGGCGCCGTACAGGACGACTCGCCGCTGGTGCCGGGCCCGTACACCGTCGTGGTGACGGCCGTCGGATACGCGCCCGTCGCCTCCACCGCGCTGGTCACCAGAACCGGCCGGGCGGACCTGGGCAAGGTGACTCTGGCCAGACAGGGCGGCGTGGAGCTGCCACCGCCGGGGGTGTGGAGCATCGACCCGGCGCACTCGACGGTGGGCGCGGTGGCCCAGCACCTGGGAATCTCCAGCGTGCGCGGGCGGTTCACCGAGTTCAGCGGCCGGATCGAGATCGGCGAAGCGGGGTCGGACAGCGTGCAGGGCCGGGTCGACGCCGTCATCAGCGCGGCGACCATCGACACGGGCAACGGGCTGCGCGACAAGCACCTCAAGTCGCCGGACTTCCTGGACGTCGAGCGCTTCCCGGAGATCAGGTACAGCAGTACGGGCGTGACCCCGGCGGGCCCGGACCGCTGGAAGGTGCACGGCAGGCTGTCGCTGCACGGCATCGTGCGGGACATCGACCTCGACCTGAGCTACCTGGGCACGGGACCCGACCCGTGGGGCGGCGTGCGCGCGGCCTTCCACGCGACGGCCGAGCTGCCCCGCGAGGACTTCGCCATCAACTACAACCAGGTGGTGCAGGCGGGCATCGCCGCCATCGGGACGACGCTGCGGGTGGAGCTGGACATCCAGGCGGTCCAGGGGGAGAACCTGCCGGGGGCGTAGTGCGCCCGGGGAACGAAAACGGCCGGTGGATCGCCCGCACACGGTGACCCGCCGGCCGTCCCCGACGTCATAGGCTGCGGCCCATGGCACCGAACATCGCGACAAACACGACCGTGGACCTCGCCGGGCTGCTGGAGTTCGTACGCCCCCGGCACCGCGCCATCCTGCTCACCACCCGCGCCGACGGCCGCCCCCAGGGCTCCCCGCTCTCCTGCGGGGTGGACGACTCCGGCCGGATCGTCGTCTCCACGTACCCCGAGCGCGCCAAGACGCGCAACGCGAAGCGGGACGAGCGGGTGAGCGTGATCGTCCTGTCGGACGACTGGAACGGCCCGTGGGTGCAGGTCGACGGCACGGCCGAGGTGATCGACTCCCCCGAGTCGGTCGAACCGCTGGTGGAGTACTACCGGAACATCGCGGGCGAGCACCCGGACTGGGACGAGTACCGCGCGGCGATGGTGAAGCAGGGCAAGTCGATCATCCGCGTCACCCCGGAGCGCTGGAGCCCGCTGGCCACGGGGGGCTTCCCGGCGCACCTGGCTCCGTAGGGGAAGGGCGTAGGGGGCGTAGGAGCGTAGGAGCGGTTCCGTACGGGGAGACCCGTACGGTACGGATCCGTACCGTACGGCGTGATCCGTGCGGCGTGATCCATACGGCGTGATCCGTACGCGTTACGCGCTTTGTTCGCGGGCGTCCCGGGCGGGGCGCCCGCTCCCCCGTTCCCGCCCGCGCATCGTCTCGATGCCCGCCACCAGGAGTTCGAGCGCGAAGGCGAAGTCCCGTTCGCGCAGCTCCTCCACCGTGCCGCTGCCGCGCGAGGCCGTCATCTCCTCGGCGTTCGCGAACGCCGACTCCAGGCCGGGCTGTTCGCGGATGGCGCCCATCGCCCGCCGGAAGTACGCGTCCTGGCTCAGCCCGGCGTCGGCGCAGCGCTGGACGAAGTGGCCCTCGACCGTGCCGAATCCGTACACGAACTGGAAGACCGCCGCGATCGCGCCCGCCTGCCCCTGCGGCGACAGGCCCGTACCGCGCATGGCCTCCTGGACGGCCGCCGAGAACTCCATCGAACGCGGCCCGATGTTCAGGTACTTGCCGACGAGCGGTGAGACCCAGGGATGCCGTACCAGCAAGGCCCGGTGCTGAGCGGCGAGTTCGCGCAGCCGCTCGCGCCAGTCGGGAGCCGCTGTGCGATCGGTGGCGGGCGCCCGGATCCCGGTGATCTCCGCGTAGACGGAGTCCAGGGCCAGTTCGAGCAGGTCGTCCTTGGTGTCGACGTACCAGTAGAGGGACATGGCCGTCACCCCCAGCTCGGCGGCGAGCCGGCGCATGGAGAACTTCGCCGGGCCCTCCGTGTCGAGCAGCCGTACGGAGACGGTGGTGATGCGGTCGCGGTCGAGCCCGGAGGGTTGGTCCGTACGGTCGCCGCGGCGGCCACGCGCGGGGGGCTTGCCGTCCAGCCACACGCTGGTTCGGGCCGCCGGCAGCTCGGCGGCGGCCTCCGACGCCTGGTCGGCGGCGTGGTCGGCGGCGTGACCGTCAGGGTGGTTGGCGGCCTGGCCGTCAGGGTGGTTGGCGGCCTGGTCGTCGTGGCCCGTGCCGTCACTCACGCCGCCACGTCCGCTGTCGGGGTCCGACGCCATCAGTGAGCCTCCTCGGTTCCGTCCGGCCGGGCGCCGCTTCCGCGCGCCGCCCGGCCCCGGCGTGGCGCCCCCGAGCCACCGCGCATGTCTTCGAGCATCCACCGGATTCCGGTGGTCCGGCCGGTCCCGATGCTATGCCGCTCCCCTCGGAGCCGCCGACGGGGAGTCCGGCCGCTCCACCCGGCCCAACCGGTCCGCCCTGCGCAGCAGCAGCGCGGCCAGCAGCCCGCCCACCAGGACGGCCACCGCGCCAACCAGCTGGCTCGTCTCCAGACCGGAGGCGAACGCGTCGGAGATCCGCAGCCGTTCCGCCTCGCTCTCCGCCGCCGCGAGGGCGGCGGGCAGCGACGCCGCGCCCACGGCGGCCGGGACGAGCGCGGCGAAGCGGGAGTTGAGCACGGCGCCCAGGACGGCGACGCCGAGGCCGTTGCCGAACTCGGCGAGCGTGCCGTTGATGCCCGCGCCCACCCCCGCCTTCTCCGGCGGGATCGCGCTCATGATGGCGTTGGCCATGGCGGGCATGGAGAGCGCGATGCCCGACCCCATCACGACCAGCCCGATCAGCATCCCGCCGTACCCGTGCGCCCCGAGCACCGCGATCGCGCCGAGCCCGGCGGCCACCAGGGTCATTCCGGTGGCGATGGCGCCCGGCGTGCCGAGCTTCCCGATCAGCCGGGGGCCGACGCCCGAGAGGTTGAGGACGACGACAGCGACGGCGAGCGGGGCCGTCCGCAGCCCGGCGTCCAGCGGCCCGTACCCGAGCACGAACTGAAGGTGCTGGGTCAGCAGGAAGAGCGAACCGCTCATGCCGAACGCGACCAGGATGACGCCCGCGACCGCCCCGACGAAGCGCTGGTTGCGGAAGAAGTGCATGTCCAGCATGGGGTACGGGATCCGCAGCTCCCAGCCCACGAACAGCCCCAGGACGATCAGTCCGACCGAGGCGGGCAGCAGGACCTGGCCGGAGGTCCAGCCGTGGTCGGGGCCGGAGATGATCGCGTAGACGACGGCGGTCATCCCGATGGTGGAGAGCAACGCGCCGAGCAGATCGGGGCGTTCGCCCTGCTTGCTCTTCGACTCCGGTACGAGCGTGGCGACCGCGATCAGCGCCATGACCGCGACCGGGATGTTGATCAGGAAGATCGCGCCCCACCAGAAGTGGTTGAGCACGGCCCCGCCGATCAGCGGTCCGGCGGCGAAGCCGAGGGAGTTGACGGTCGACCAGATGCCGATGGCCTTGACGCGCTCGGTGTCGTCGAAGATCTGGACGACGACCGCGAGGGTGGTGGTGATCAGCAGCGCCCCGCCGATGCCCATTCCGGCGCGTGCGGCGATCAACTGGCCGCTGGACTGCGCGAGCCCGGCGACCAGGGAGCCGATCCCGAAGAGCGCGAGCCCGGCGATGAGGAGCTTCTTGCGGCCGTAGCGGTCGGCGGCGTTTCCGGCGGTGAGCAGCAGACCCGACTGGACCAGGGAGTACGCGTTGATCATCCACTGGATGTCGGCGGTCGACGCGTGCAGTTCGCGGGTGAGGGAGGGGATGGCGACGCTGAGGACGGTGTTGTCGAGCATCACGGTGAGCTGGGCGAGAACGATGACGCCGAGGATCAGCCAGCGTTGGGGGTGCCGGGCGGGGGAGGCGGTGTTCTCGGCGGCAGTCGCCGACATGGCGGACTCCTCGTACGGTGTATGGGACGTTCGTCGTCATACACCGTACAAGGAGTCTCTTACGCCGTATAGCTGTTAACTGGCGGCTGCTGGCTGATGGCTGGTTATCGCGTGCGGCGGGTGCTCTGCCCGCCGCGGTTCGGACGGGGCCGGCTGTGCTCAGCTCGTGGTGGACGCCTTCTGGGTCAGGTCGTAGAGGGTCGTGCCGTCCACGGTGACCTTCTTGAAGGTGGCCTCCACCCAGGTGGTGATGGTGGAGCTGGTGCCGGAGCTGCCGCCGGGGCCGCCGCCGCTGCTCGACAGGAAGTAGTGGATCTTCCCGTCGGTGACGTACTGCTTGAACTGCGCGAGGGTCGGTGACGGGTCGCTTCCGTTGAAGCCGCCGATCGCCATGACGGGCTTCTCCGTGGCGAGCTGGTAGCTGGCGGCGTTCTGGGAGCCGATGGCGGCCATGACCCAGGTGTAGTCGGAGGCGTTCTTCTTGAGGGCGGTCCCGACCTTGGAGCTGACGGTCTGGCCGTTGAGGAGGCCGCCCATGCCGCCGCCGCCCATGCCGCCGCGCTCGCCCATGCCGTTCTGGCCGCCGGGCGTGGTGCCGGTCTGGCCGTTCTGATTGTTCTGGCCGGTCTGGTTGTTCTGGCCGGTCTGGCCGTTGCCGCCGGTCGGGGGCTGGCCCATACCGTTGCCGTTGCCGCCGGTGGGAGGCTGGCCCATGCCCTGGCCCTGGCCCTGGCCCTGGCCCTGGCCCTGGCCCTGGCCCGTACCGGTGCCGGTTCCGTTGCCCGTACCTGTGCCCGTACCCGTACCCGTGCCGTTCCC
It encodes the following:
- a CDS encoding PPOX class F420-dependent oxidoreductase; the encoded protein is MAPNIATNTTVDLAGLLEFVRPRHRAILLTTRADGRPQGSPLSCGVDDSGRIVVSTYPERAKTRNAKRDERVSVIVLSDDWNGPWVQVDGTAEVIDSPESVEPLVEYYRNIAGEHPDWDEYRAAMVKQGKSIIRVTPERWSPLATGGFPAHLAP
- a CDS encoding YceI family protein translates to MGLRGQVRTRDGWAVQHAIVTMTDMTGSQVLRTGTDETGAVQDDSPLVPGPYTVVVTAVGYAPVASTALVTRTGRADLGKVTLARQGGVELPPPGVWSIDPAHSTVGAVAQHLGISSVRGRFTEFSGRIEIGEAGSDSVQGRVDAVISAATIDTGNGLRDKHLKSPDFLDVERFPEIRYSSTGVTPAGPDRWKVHGRLSLHGIVRDIDLDLSYLGTGPDPWGGVRAAFHATAELPREDFAINYNQVVQAGIAAIGTTLRVELDIQAVQGENLPGA
- a CDS encoding MFS transporter, with product MSATAAENTASPARHPQRWLILGVIVLAQLTVMLDNTVLSVAIPSLTRELHASTADIQWMINAYSLVQSGLLLTAGNAADRYGRKKLLIAGLALFGIGSLVAGLAQSSGQLIAARAGMGIGGALLITTTLAVVVQIFDDTERVKAIGIWSTVNSLGFAAGPLIGGAVLNHFWWGAIFLINIPVAVMALIAVATLVPESKSKQGERPDLLGALLSTIGMTAVVYAIISGPDHGWTSGQVLLPASVGLIVLGLFVGWELRIPYPMLDMHFFRNQRFVGAVAGVILVAFGMSGSLFLLTQHLQFVLGYGPLDAGLRTAPLAVAVVVLNLSGVGPRLIGKLGTPGAIATGMTLVAAGLGAIAVLGAHGYGGMLIGLVVMGSGIALSMPAMANAIMSAIPPEKAGVGAGINGTLAEFGNGLGVAVLGAVLNSRFAALVPAAVGAASLPAALAAAESEAERLRISDAFASGLETSQLVGAVAVLVGGLLAALLLRRADRLGRVERPDSPSAAPRGAA
- a CDS encoding TetR/AcrR family transcriptional regulator — encoded protein: MMASDPDSGRGGVSDGTGHDDQAANHPDGQAANHPDGHAADHAADQASEAAAELPAARTSVWLDGKPPARGRRGDRTDQPSGLDRDRITTVSVRLLDTEGPAKFSMRRLAAELGVTAMSLYWYVDTKDDLLELALDSVYAEITGIRAPATDRTAAPDWRERLRELAAQHRALLVRHPWVSPLVGKYLNIGPRSMEFSAAVQEAMRGTGLSPQGQAGAIAAVFQFVYGFGTVEGHFVQRCADAGLSQDAYFRRAMGAIREQPGLESAFANAEEMTASRGSGTVEELRERDFAFALELLVAGIETMRGRERGSGRPARDAREQSA
- a CDS encoding MFS transporter → MATTTPTGVRGGHAKHGGDPASAAGAPMTHRQIMEALSGLLLGMFVAILSSTIVSNALPHIISDLGGGQSAYTWVVTAALLSMTATTPLWGKLSDLFSKKLLVQIALTIYVLGSVVAGLSQNAGMLIACRVVQGVGVGGLSALAQIVMAAMISPRERGRYSGYLGATFAVATVGGPLLGGVITDTSWLGWRWCFYVGVPFAIIALIVLQKTLKLPVVKREVKVDWGGAFFISAAVSLLLLWVTFAGDKYDWVSWQSGAMVGGSILLGALFVLIESKASEPIIPLRLFRNRTITLASLASLFVGIAMFAGTVFFSQYFQLARGKSPTMSGVMTIPMIGGLFISSTVSGMIITKTGRWKIWLVSGGALLTAGLGLLGSIRYDTPYWHVGVFMALLGLGVGMMMQNLVLATQNQVAPADLGSASSVVTFFRSLGGAVGVSALGAVLGNRVTHYVEQQVPHHAGTGGGGIPDLAALPAPMRQIVESAYGHGVGDVFLFSAPAAFIAFLLTLFIKEVALRSRSAGETADETAGDSADESPEAVETAATAAVLAPAGAAQAPIPAQALASRESVPFGPGPYDSDRYAGAAQTGITQTGGAQTGTVELMTAATSDTAGASGISGTSVHGTVLGVEGAPVPRAAVTLISLAGRQLARAVARPDGGYALDAPGAGSYVLIASADGFQPQASTVVVGDEPLPYDIRLAGTSGLTGTVRAAEGGLPVEGAMVIVTDVRGDVLATGKASPQGEFAFGELVPGSVTVAVNATGFRPLALPVDIGGQGATRIEVALRAGALLQGTVRAGTARRPAPDARVTLVDAAGNVVATATTGEDGAYAFTDLDSGEYTVIATGYPPVAGALTVAGRGVDGHDIELAHPGE